From one Vigna radiata var. radiata cultivar VC1973A unplaced genomic scaffold, Vradiata_ver6 scaffold_165, whole genome shotgun sequence genomic stretch:
- the LOC106779673 gene encoding trifunctional UDP-glucose 4,6-dehydratase/UDP-4-keto-6-deoxy-D-glucose 3,5-epimerase/UDP-4-keto-L-rhamnose-reductase RHM1, producing the protein MANTYKPKNILITGAAGFIASHVCNRIVRNYPDYKIVVLDKLDYCSNLKNLMPSRPSPNFKFIKGDIGSADLVNYILLTESIDTIMHFAAQTHVDNSFGNSFEFTQNNIYGTHVLLEACKVSGGQVKRFIHVSTDEVYGETDEDAVVGNHEASQLLPTNPYSATKAGAEMLVMAYGRSYGLPVITTRGNNVYGPNQFPEKLIPKFLLLAMKGRILPIHGDGSNVRSYLYCEDVAEAFEIILHRGEVGHVYNIGTKKERRVIDVARDICRLFKLDPDTHVKFVENRPFNDQRYFLDDEKLKNLGWYESTTWEEGLKKTLSWYLKNPDWWGDVSGALLPHPRMLTMPGVEKYYDSTEMSKNDSNVDANHANQNKMVVPTIRSNVSPRKQSLKFLIYGGAGWIGGLVGNICEKQGIPFEYGKARLDEGSQSQILADINTSKPTHVFNASGVTGALNLKWVEAHKPEAIRANVVGVLTLAHVCKDHGLPMMNYAFGGNLEDTKNSNDAFYFRIQAKVEELLKEYDNVCTLRIQLPVTSDLRNPHNFISKITSSDKVANMPNSITVLDELVPISIEMAKRNCRGIWNFANPGIVTCNEILEMYKEYIDPSFKWVNFTLERQGQFPSPSTNEMDASELQKEFPELLPVRDSLLKYVFEPKRKTLGYQVA; encoded by the exons ATGGCCAACACCTACAAGCCAAAGAACATTCTCATCACAGGGGCAGCAGGGTTCATTGCATCTCATGTCTGCAACAGAATAGTCCGGAACTATCCTGACTACAAAATCGTTGTCCTAGACAAGCTCGATTACTGTTCAAATTTGAAGAACCTGATGCCCTCACGTCCATCTCCAAATTTCAAGTTCATAAAGGGAGACATCGGTAGTGCTGACTTGGTCAACTACATTCTCCTCACCGAGTCTATTGACACCATCATGCACTTTGCAGCACAAACCCATGTGGACAACTCCTTTGGAAACAGTTTTGAGTTCACCCAGAACAACATTTATGGCACACATGTGTTGCTGGAGGCTTGCAAAGTCTCTGGTGGCCAAGTGAAGAGGTTCATCCATGTGAGCACTGATGAGGTTTATGGGGAGACAGATGAGGATGCAGTTGTGGGAAACCATGAGGCTTCTCAGCTGTTACCTACCAATCCATATTCTGCCACAAAAGCTGGTGCTGAAATGCTTGTCATGGCATATGGTAGGTCATATGGCTTGCCTGTTATAACCACAAGAGGGAACAATGTTTATGGGCCTAATCAGTTTCCTGAGAAGTTGATTCCAAAGTTCTTGCTCCTGGCCATGAAAGGAAGGATTCTTCCAATTCATGGGGATGGCTCCAATGTCAGGAGTTATCTCTATTGTGAAGATGTGGCTGAGGCATTTGAGATTATTCTCCATAGGGGTGAGGTGGGACATGTTTATAACATAGGGACAAAGAAAGAGAGGAGGGTGATTGATGTGGCAAGAGACATATGCAGGCTTTTCAAATTGGATCCTGACACCCATGTTAAGTTTGTGGAGAATAGGCCTTTCAATGATCAAAGGTACTTCTTGGATGATGAAAAGCTGAAGAATTTGGGGTGGTATGAGAGCACTACTTGGGAAGAGGGCCTAAAGAAAACCTTGAGTTGGTATCTGAAGAATCCTGATTGGTGGGGTGATGTTTCTGGTGCTTTGCTTCCTCATCCAAGAATGCTCACTATGCCAGGAGTTGAGAAGTACTATGATAGCACAGAAATGAGCAAAAATGATTCCAATGTCGATGCAAACCATGCCAACCAGAACAAAATGGTTGTTCCAACTATAAGAAGCAATGTGTCACCACGAAAGCAATCTCTGAAGTTCTTGATCTATGGTGGTGCAGGGTGGATTGGGGGGCTTGTAGGAAATATTTGCGAGAAGCAAGGGATACCCTTTGAATATGGCAAAGCACGTCTAGATGAAGGATCTCAATCACAAATATTGGCTGACATAAACACCAGTAAACCAACTCATGTTTTCAATGCTTCTGGGGTGACAGGAGCACTGAATTTGAAATGGGTTGAAGCTCATAAACCAGAAGCCATACGAGCAAATGTTGTTGGTGTGTTAACATTGGCACATGTTTGCAAAGACCATGGTCTCCCCATGATGAATTATGCCTTTGGTGGTAATTTGGAAGACACAAAAAACTCCAATGATGCTTTCTATTTCAGAATTCAAGCCAAG GTTGAAGAGTTGCTAAAGGAATATGACAATGTGTGCACCCTAAGAATCCAATTGCCAGTGACATCTGATCTCAGAAACCCACATAACTTCATCAGTAAGATAACAAGTTCCGATAAAGTGGCCAACATGCCAAACAGCATCACTGTTTTGGATGAACTTGTGCCCATTTCAATTGAGATGGCCAAAAGGAATTGCAGGGGCATTTGGAACTTCGCAAACCCTGGTATTGTGACCTGCAATGAGATTCTTGAGATGTACAAGGAATATATTGATCCTAGTTTTAAATGGGTTAATTTTACACTTGAACGACAGGGTCAATTCCCTTCTCCGAGTACTAATGAAATGGATGCATCAGAATTGCAGAAGGAATTTCCTGAGCTTTTGCCTGTAAGGGATTCATTGCTCAAATATGTCTTTGAGCCAAAAAGGAAAACTTTGGGTTATCAAGTGGcataa